A portion of the Bacteroidota bacterium genome contains these proteins:
- a CDS encoding helix-turn-helix transcriptional regulator, translated as MGVKQSVISEMEAGNREVNIEELLKISETLEEPLAKLLHLPMNVEFNNCPGAGIVVYHQFPPELIKVLEKLADKL; from the coding sequence ATAGGGGTAAAACAGAGTGTCATAAGCGAAATGGAAGCAGGTAACAGAGAAGTAAATATTGAAGAACTGCTAAAAATATCAGAAACTTTGGAAGAGCCTCTTGCCAAGCTCTTACATTTGCCTATGAATGTGGAATTTAATAATTGTCCGGGAGCGGGTATTGTTGTCTATCATCAATTTCCGCCTGAACTGATTAAGGTTTTGGAAAAGTTGGCAGACAAACTCTGA
- a CDS encoding MBL fold metallo-hydrolase codes for MDIKFHALFGLIKHPTKGWILFDTGYTNRFFEATKYFPNKIYALTTKVFIQEKDELKQQLLKIGIQPKDIKHIIISHFHADHIGGLRDFENATIYCSEVAYQQVKSMARLLAFSKGILKSLLPSDIETRLQFIEKISMTTNDKIFGTIYDLFNDNTIIVYKLPGHAAGQIGIRLQTEKAQYFLIADAVWNEKAYKYLMLPHPIVKLFFDSWKDSKKTIYNIKAFYESNPEVIIVPTHCETTTRNFVDNKFDIDAL; via the coding sequence ATGGATATTAAATTTCATGCATTGTTTGGGCTTATAAAACATCCAACTAAAGGGTGGATACTTTTTGATACGGGTTATACCAACAGATTTTTTGAAGCAACAAAATATTTTCCAAATAAAATTTATGCTTTAACAACAAAAGTATTCATACAAGAAAAAGACGAATTAAAACAGCAACTATTAAAGATTGGAATTCAGCCAAAAGACATCAAACATATTATTATTTCTCACTTCCATGCCGACCATATTGGTGGACTTCGTGACTTTGAAAACGCAACCATTTACTGTTCGGAAGTAGCCTATCAGCAAGTAAAAAGCATGGCAAGGTTATTAGCTTTTTCAAAAGGTATCCTAAAATCATTGCTTCCGAGTGATATAGAAACAAGGTTGCAGTTTATTGAAAAAATTTCGATGACAACCAATGATAAAATATTCGGAACTATATACGACCTGTTTAATGATAATACAATTATTGTGTATAAGCTTCCCGGTCATGCAGCCGGGCAAATTGGCATTCGCTTACAAACTGAAAAAGCACAGTATTTTTTAATTGCTGACGCTGTATGGAACGAAAAAGCATATAAATATTTAATGCTACCCCATCCCATTGTTAAATTGTTTTTTGATTCTTGGAAAGATAGTAAAAAGACCATTTACAATATCAAAGCATTTTATGAAAGCAATCCTGAAGTTATAATTGTACCAACACATTGCGAAACCACAACAAGAAATTTTGTAGATAATAAATTTGATATAGATGCGCTTT
- a CDS encoding NAD(P)-dependent oxidoreductase, protein MKILLTGATGFLGYRTLEKLITLDWVKTVIANGTKLLDYRGIENTKVIYKLGRLENSVFVDELVNGVDMIIHAASFSSPWGKAAEFNSSNIITQQNILSSAKKYGVQKIIYISSPSVYFDGTHRLNIKETDPLPLKFVNHYARTKREAEILLEQSNIPFVILRPRALIGRGDSIIMPRLIRAQHEGKLRVIGNGKNKVDLTAVENVVEAIILSCLVKNEGLNQCYNITNDEPVILWEQIKYVLNALETPLVDKSISYRTAHLIARFLETKSVLTNYKEPPLTCYSVGTLGLSFTLDITKAKQLLGYRPTINTQQAIDEFLNWYKSNAKL, encoded by the coding sequence ATGAAAATCCTATTGACAGGAGCCACCGGTTTTTTGGGTTATAGAACCTTAGAGAAACTAATAACATTAGATTGGGTTAAAACTGTAATAGCTAACGGTACAAAATTGTTGGACTATCGTGGCATTGAAAACACAAAAGTAATTTACAAACTTGGAAGATTAGAAAATTCGGTTTTTGTTGATGAATTGGTTAATGGCGTTGACATGATTATTCATGCAGCTTCGTTTTCCTCTCCTTGGGGAAAAGCTGCTGAATTTAATTCGTCCAACATCATCACTCAACAGAATATTTTAAGCAGTGCAAAAAAGTATGGGGTACAAAAAATAATTTATATCTCTTCGCCAAGTGTTTATTTTGATGGAACTCACCGCTTGAACATTAAAGAAACAGACCCACTACCACTTAAATTTGTGAATCATTATGCAAGAACAAAAAGAGAAGCGGAAATTTTATTGGAGCAATCCAATATCCCGTTTGTAATACTTCGTCCAAGAGCATTGATAGGAAGAGGCGATAGTATTATTATGCCCCGATTGATTAGGGCACAACATGAAGGTAAGTTACGGGTAATAGGAAATGGAAAAAACAAGGTGGATTTAACTGCCGTTGAGAACGTAGTAGAAGCAATTATTCTTTCGTGCTTGGTCAAAAATGAAGGGTTAAATCAATGTTACAATATTACAAATGACGAGCCTGTAATCTTGTGGGAACAAATCAAATATGTGCTAAACGCCTTAGAAACACCGTTGGTAGATAAAAGCATTTCATATCGAACAGCACATCTGATAGCGCGCTTTTTAGAAACTAAATCCGTTTTGACCAACTACAAAGAGCCACCTCTCACCTGCTACAGTGTAGGAACTTTAGGTTTGTCTTTCACATTAGATATAACAAAAGCAAAACAATTACTCGGCTACCGCCCAACCATAAACACCCAACAAGCCATTGATGAGTTTTTAAACTGGTATAAATCAAATGCAAAACTGTAA